The proteins below are encoded in one region of Planctopirus limnophila DSM 3776:
- a CDS encoding branched-chain amino acid ABC transporter permease — translation MPASDVFIDPTSRGVNILKSAAPILVGIALAIGIQFLLPSRVGLYYSRLVIDAGIAMILAVSLNIVNGMTGQFSIGHAGFMTIGAYTAGSITFYSSLLIWGTAAKHGSFLGSGEWMFVIACLCGGITASIAGFVVGLPSLRLRGDYLAIVTLGFGEILRVVLQQTGKVVDNAETIRNAPLATFATVPVGGAIGFDGIPKYTILFWVYAFLAITVIFAYRLKRSSFGRAMLSVREDEIAAQAMGINTSRQKLLAFVTAAFFAGVGGGLLAHESGVIISPKDAGFQRSFDYVIMTVLGGRGSITGVMLAAILLSALPEVLRDFERYRIIIYAALLIFMMLSRPQGLFGIHEIWDFFPKSWKTLPWKKSPREEAQ, via the coding sequence ATGCCTGCATCCGATGTCTTTATCGATCCCACCTCGCGTGGTGTGAATATCCTCAAGAGTGCCGCTCCCATTCTTGTTGGGATCGCCCTTGCGATTGGGATTCAGTTTTTGCTTCCCTCGAGAGTCGGCCTCTACTATTCCCGACTCGTGATCGATGCTGGGATTGCCATGATTCTGGCCGTCTCTTTGAATATCGTGAACGGTATGACGGGACAGTTTTCGATTGGTCATGCAGGCTTCATGACGATCGGAGCTTACACGGCAGGATCCATCACCTTCTACAGTTCACTCCTGATCTGGGGGACAGCCGCCAAGCACGGTTCTTTTTTAGGAAGTGGCGAATGGATGTTCGTCATCGCGTGCCTGTGCGGCGGAATCACAGCTTCGATTGCCGGATTTGTAGTTGGCCTTCCTTCGCTGCGACTGCGGGGAGATTACCTGGCAATTGTGACGCTTGGTTTCGGTGAGATTCTGCGCGTCGTGCTGCAACAGACAGGCAAAGTGGTGGATAACGCGGAAACGATCCGCAATGCCCCGTTGGCAACATTCGCCACAGTTCCTGTGGGTGGCGCGATCGGGTTTGATGGTATCCCGAAATACACCATACTCTTCTGGGTCTATGCGTTTCTGGCAATCACAGTGATCTTTGCCTATCGCCTGAAGCGGTCCAGCTTTGGCCGTGCCATGCTTTCTGTCCGTGAGGATGAAATTGCGGCACAAGCCATGGGAATCAATACGTCGAGACAGAAGTTACTGGCGTTTGTTACGGCTGCATTTTTTGCAGGTGTTGGCGGCGGGCTACTGGCTCACGAAAGTGGCGTGATCATTTCGCCCAAGGATGCCGGTTTTCAGCGATCCTTTGATTATGTGATCATGACGGTGCTGGGTGGACGAGGATCAATCACGGGTGTGATGCTCGCGGCAATTCTCCTTTCAGCCTTACCCGAGGTTCTGCGCGATTTCGAGCGATATCGGATCATCATCTATGCCGCCCTCCTGATCTTCATGATGCTGAGTCGCCCGCAGGGGCTCTTTGGAATTCACGAGATCTGGGATTTCTTTCCTAAATCCTGGAAGACCCTGCCGTGGAAGAAAAGTCCGCGGGAGGAGGCCCAATGA
- a CDS encoding ABC transporter ATP-binding protein, translating to MNQVLEHRSAGAAQQTLLEVKDLGISFGGLKAVQNFNLTLPSAGLYGLIGPNGAGKTTVFNLLTGIYQPQTGSLSLNGKNLLGCKPHEVTAAGIARTFQNIRLFPNLSILDNVRLAGQIRIRPKLLSTFLRTNGYREQEAALKAQAMDLLEIFDLQDRAEDLAQNLSYGHQRRLEIIRALATKPSVLLLDEPAAGLNPQEKLALAQSIRQIRDRFEVAILLIEHDMQLVMDICERIVVLDHGVTICEGTPQTVQNDEKVIAAYLGAIADDA from the coding sequence ATGAACCAGGTTCTCGAACATCGATCCGCCGGTGCTGCTCAACAGACTTTGCTCGAAGTCAAAGATCTGGGGATTTCTTTTGGTGGTCTGAAGGCTGTTCAGAATTTCAATCTGACGTTACCCAGCGCCGGGCTCTATGGCCTCATTGGCCCTAACGGTGCTGGCAAGACCACCGTGTTCAATCTGCTCACGGGGATCTATCAGCCCCAGACAGGATCGTTATCGCTGAACGGGAAAAATCTGCTCGGTTGCAAACCGCATGAGGTGACGGCCGCGGGGATTGCTCGAACATTTCAGAATATCCGCCTGTTCCCGAACCTGAGCATCCTCGACAACGTGCGGCTGGCTGGCCAGATTCGCATTCGCCCCAAGCTGTTATCAACGTTTTTGCGTACAAACGGCTATCGAGAGCAGGAAGCGGCTTTGAAAGCCCAGGCCATGGATCTGCTGGAGATCTTCGATCTTCAGGATCGCGCGGAAGATCTGGCACAGAACCTCAGTTATGGCCATCAGCGGCGGCTGGAAATCATTCGCGCATTAGCAACAAAACCTTCAGTACTCTTACTGGATGAGCCTGCAGCCGGGCTGAATCCTCAGGAAAAACTGGCCCTGGCGCAGTCCATCCGGCAGATCCGCGATCGATTTGAAGTGGCGATTTTATTGATCGAACACGACATGCAACTCGTGATGGATATCTGCGAGAGAATTGTGGTGCTCGATCATGGAGTCACGATCTGCGAAGGCACGCCACAAACTGTGCAAAACGATGAAAAGGTGATTGCAGCCTATCTGGGGGCGATTGCCGACGACGCTTAA
- a CDS encoding ABC transporter ATP-binding protein, translating into MLEIENLSVSYGSIRALRGISLKVEPGEIVTLIGGNGAGKSTTLRTISGLLSPQEGQILFEGKPIAYKSPHSIAANRLIHVPEGRGIFANLTVEENLRLGAYCRNDANEIRQDYEHALELFPRVKERLWQLAGTLSGGEQQMVAIARALLARPKLLMLDEPSLGLAPQIVQLIFQVIRKINAGGTTILLVEQNANLALQVAHRAYVLEVGKIEMSGPAAELANSDDIRKAYLGGH; encoded by the coding sequence TTGCTGGAAATCGAGAATCTGTCGGTCTCGTATGGTTCGATACGGGCACTTCGCGGAATTTCACTCAAAGTCGAGCCAGGCGAGATCGTCACTTTGATTGGCGGGAATGGTGCCGGCAAATCCACCACGCTGCGGACCATCTCCGGGCTATTGTCTCCGCAGGAAGGCCAGATCCTGTTTGAAGGAAAGCCCATCGCCTACAAGTCGCCTCATTCGATTGCGGCCAATCGATTGATTCATGTCCCGGAAGGTCGTGGGATCTTTGCCAACTTGACAGTCGAAGAAAATCTGCGGCTGGGCGCGTATTGCCGAAATGATGCAAATGAGATTCGCCAGGATTACGAACATGCCCTCGAATTGTTCCCGCGCGTCAAAGAGCGCTTGTGGCAACTGGCAGGAACATTATCTGGTGGCGAACAGCAGATGGTCGCCATTGCCAGAGCCCTGTTGGCGCGGCCCAAACTGCTGATGCTCGATGAACCATCACTGGGCTTGGCACCGCAGATTGTGCAACTGATTTTCCAGGTGATTCGTAAAATCAATGCGGGAGGGACGACGATCCTGCTGGTCGAGCAGAATGCCAACCTGGCACTGCAGGTGGCTCATCGAGCCTATGTGCTCGAGGTGGGCAAAATTGAAATGTCCGGGCCCGCTGCAGAGCTGGCGAATAGCGACGACATTCGCAAAGCCTACCTGGGCGGCCATTAG
- a CDS encoding carbon-nitrogen hydrolase family protein, with protein sequence MTASSVVSDSSAEGKVFPRIELAIVQMDVSIAEPAHNCERMLGFLREAASHGARLVVFPECALSGYCTSSLEETRKLAAPIVNPWYQKLQAACAELRIYAIYGQLEIESQTAGIDELPVYNTAVAIGPRGVIHTYRKTHLPFIGADRFTSYGAGPLSVFEIEGVRIGLLICYDGGFPEPSRVLAIEGADLILLPTNWPTTAQVFAAHACQMRSMESTVFFASSSRVGIERDVRFIGQSRICSPLGHEMTAADDQSEAILYATIDTKLSRTKHLIRTAGESEINRVADRRPELYAALAVAHNSPRAGGRPAPAIETH encoded by the coding sequence ATGACTGCCAGTTCGGTTGTTTCAGATTCGTCCGCAGAGGGAAAAGTATTTCCTCGCATTGAACTGGCCATTGTGCAGATGGATGTGTCGATTGCTGAACCGGCTCACAATTGCGAGCGGATGCTGGGCTTTCTCCGGGAAGCCGCAAGCCATGGAGCCAGGCTGGTTGTTTTTCCCGAGTGTGCGCTTTCGGGGTACTGCACAAGTTCACTCGAAGAAACGCGAAAACTGGCAGCACCTATCGTCAATCCCTGGTATCAGAAGCTCCAGGCGGCTTGCGCTGAACTTCGCATCTATGCAATTTACGGTCAACTGGAAATCGAATCGCAGACTGCCGGGATTGATGAACTGCCGGTCTACAACACTGCCGTCGCCATTGGCCCACGGGGAGTCATTCACACGTATCGCAAGACTCATCTCCCTTTTATTGGAGCAGATCGTTTCACCTCGTATGGTGCCGGGCCATTGAGCGTTTTTGAGATCGAAGGAGTGCGAATCGGGCTATTGATCTGTTATGACGGCGGGTTCCCGGAACCATCCCGCGTATTGGCCATCGAGGGAGCTGATCTGATTCTTTTGCCAACCAACTGGCCGACAACGGCTCAGGTTTTTGCAGCCCACGCCTGCCAGATGCGCTCCATGGAAAGTACGGTCTTCTTTGCTTCGAGCAGTCGCGTCGGTATCGAGCGGGATGTCCGGTTTATTGGACAAAGTCGCATCTGTTCGCCTTTGGGGCACGAAATGACAGCGGCTGACGATCAATCGGAAGCCATTCTGTACGCCACCATCGATACGAAGCTCTCTCGAACCAAACACCTCATTCGGACTGCGGGAGAAAGTGAAATCAATCGAGTGGCAGACCGTCGTCCGGAACTTTACGCCGCTTTGGCTGTGGCGCACAATTCGCCCAGGGCCGGCGGTCGGCCAGCCCCGGCAATTGAGACGCACTGA
- a CDS encoding BatA domain-containing protein — translation MTFLHPLILAGLALVLLPVVIHLLMKQKPKRTPFPALRLLQQSQAKVSRRLNLQHWLLMLLRMLVIGAIVIAIARPTLPAANYQLTSSEWLRLLAIVLVGGGIYAALEIYLYRRRQQLPNIDRFSNNFTSGGPAAAIQQQTSKLRSRLIPLVSISAGLAVVLFLIWPYQTRIMADWSKPSSRANLELPVAAVFIFDTSPSMQYRNQGKTRLEVAQSMATTQWGKLPAGSRLALIDGMQPAKPTFLADRNTAHQRIQQFTTHYEERPLEDSVRLALALQENDRTKLLEAEGGATDRFVREVYLFTDLARHQWHGAADAGLLSELEKLKDVSIYIIDVGELKPSNNRLYGLKLSQETIAENGEVLIEATVESDLALAPKPIESSAPPAQNTTDPGNAATLSTNDDISIELVLGDPRVGNTKRVGLETVSRGGRQTVQFTASNLPSGPSSGYLRLIGDDPLAFDNSLPIALTTAKPPKVLVVSANRADSRLLMEALAPAELTRVGKATTVPTWIPASSLAATDLKSYDVVFLINLPRPTAEDWKLLRGFVEAGGGLVLTNGHPSKGVVNAPTSIDPLTYENPDALAILPARLKASLSFRPGQVWEFPNRSHGFMAPLAEFGVLEEWESQVVNRYWTVNPVDDAIVLARFLDERKSPALLERRVGKGIVQQWTTSWSLPDWNDLPRSWAFVALADASVDYLSQRQARRFNFVLGDPIQLIFPSDQVLPPQWLVRTPDERQQALDAESSTRLIIPATIANQPGIYLVQPKADPAAMIPLGVRVRDAESNLERMNKENIDQIFGTDRVLVHRELETLERAVLSGRIGQEVYALVLLLLVAGFVTEHLLANWFYAPPAAALTRNTLHTAPRPEGAVHAN, via the coding sequence ATGACATTTCTGCATCCACTGATTCTGGCGGGGCTGGCGCTGGTTCTGTTACCAGTCGTGATTCATCTGCTGATGAAGCAGAAGCCCAAGCGAACCCCCTTCCCGGCTTTGAGACTGCTCCAACAATCTCAGGCCAAGGTTTCAAGGCGATTGAATCTGCAGCACTGGCTGTTGATGCTGCTGCGAATGCTCGTCATTGGTGCCATCGTCATCGCGATTGCACGCCCGACTTTACCGGCAGCCAATTATCAATTGACCAGCAGTGAATGGCTCCGGCTACTGGCGATTGTGCTGGTTGGCGGTGGAATCTATGCGGCATTAGAAATTTATCTGTACCGACGACGCCAGCAACTTCCGAATATTGATCGTTTCTCGAACAACTTCACCTCCGGAGGGCCTGCTGCTGCAATTCAACAGCAGACCTCAAAATTGCGGTCGCGACTGATTCCACTGGTCTCGATCTCTGCCGGTTTAGCGGTGGTGCTGTTTCTCATCTGGCCTTATCAAACACGAATCATGGCCGACTGGTCGAAGCCATCGTCTCGGGCGAATCTCGAACTTCCGGTTGCTGCGGTCTTCATCTTCGATACATCACCCAGCATGCAATACAGAAATCAGGGCAAAACCCGGCTGGAAGTCGCACAGAGCATGGCGACAACCCAATGGGGCAAACTCCCAGCCGGAAGTCGTCTCGCACTGATCGATGGGATGCAACCTGCCAAGCCCACGTTTCTTGCAGACCGAAATACGGCTCACCAACGAATTCAACAATTCACCACCCACTACGAAGAACGTCCACTCGAAGACTCCGTCCGACTGGCCCTTGCGTTGCAGGAAAATGATCGAACGAAACTGCTCGAAGCTGAAGGAGGAGCAACCGATCGATTTGTGCGTGAAGTCTATCTGTTTACAGATCTCGCGAGACATCAATGGCATGGGGCGGCAGACGCAGGGCTACTGAGCGAGTTGGAAAAGCTCAAGGATGTCAGCATCTACATTATTGATGTCGGCGAATTGAAACCTTCAAACAACAGGCTCTACGGTCTCAAGCTCAGCCAGGAAACGATTGCCGAGAATGGCGAGGTATTAATTGAAGCGACCGTTGAATCCGATCTGGCACTGGCGCCCAAACCTATAGAAAGCTCGGCTCCACCGGCTCAGAACACAACAGATCCAGGAAATGCAGCAACACTCAGTACGAATGATGATATTTCTATCGAACTGGTGCTGGGTGATCCCCGTGTGGGAAATACCAAACGGGTCGGTTTGGAAACGGTTTCCAGAGGTGGACGACAAACCGTACAGTTCACCGCCAGTAATTTACCCTCCGGTCCTTCCAGCGGTTATTTGCGACTAATCGGTGACGATCCCCTGGCATTCGATAACAGTCTTCCCATCGCACTGACAACGGCAAAGCCACCTAAAGTGCTCGTAGTTTCAGCGAATCGGGCCGATAGCCGACTCCTCATGGAAGCGTTGGCTCCCGCCGAACTGACTCGTGTCGGAAAGGCGACGACAGTCCCTACCTGGATACCGGCATCAAGCCTTGCTGCCACAGATCTGAAGTCTTACGACGTGGTATTTCTGATCAACCTGCCAAGACCAACAGCCGAAGACTGGAAACTACTTCGCGGGTTCGTCGAAGCAGGTGGAGGACTGGTACTGACCAATGGCCACCCATCCAAGGGCGTGGTTAATGCACCAACTTCTATCGATCCGCTGACCTACGAGAATCCTGATGCTCTGGCCATACTTCCAGCCAGACTCAAAGCTTCACTCTCCTTCCGACCAGGCCAGGTATGGGAGTTTCCCAATCGATCCCATGGCTTCATGGCTCCATTGGCTGAATTCGGGGTGCTCGAAGAGTGGGAGTCACAGGTCGTCAACCGATACTGGACAGTCAACCCGGTCGATGATGCGATTGTACTGGCACGCTTTCTTGACGAACGAAAATCTCCTGCTCTTTTAGAACGCCGCGTGGGAAAAGGGATCGTCCAGCAATGGACGACTTCATGGAGCCTTCCCGACTGGAATGACCTGCCCAGAAGCTGGGCATTTGTGGCTCTGGCAGATGCTTCTGTCGATTACCTGTCTCAGCGACAGGCACGCCGATTCAACTTTGTGCTGGGTGATCCCATTCAACTGATTTTTCCCTCAGATCAGGTTTTACCGCCCCAGTGGCTGGTGCGGACTCCAGATGAGCGTCAGCAAGCCCTCGATGCCGAATCTTCGACCCGGCTGATCATTCCCGCAACGATTGCCAATCAACCGGGAATCTATCTGGTTCAGCCCAAAGCCGACCCTGCAGCGATGATTCCTCTCGGAGTTCGTGTTCGCGATGCCGAATCTAATCTTGAACGTATGAACAAAGAGAATATCGATCAGATTTTTGGAACGGATCGTGTTCTGGTACATCGCGAGCTGGAGACCTTAGAGCGAGCTGTCCTTTCCGGCCGGATCGGTCAGGAAGTCTACGCACTCGTTCTATTGCTGCTCGTGGCCGGCTTTGTGACTGAACATCTTCTCGCCAACTGGTTCTATGCTCCACCGGCTGCCGCCCTCACCAGGAACACGTTGCACACTGCTCCCCGTCCGGAAGGAGCAGTTCATGCCAACTGA